In one window of Erwinia tasmaniensis Et1/99 DNA:
- the corA gene encoding magnesium/cobalt transporter CorA, giving the protein MLSAFKLDKNRLTRLELDDAGGRDDLSDSVWVDLIEPEEAERARVQDELGQVLATSPELEDIEASARFFEDEDGLHIHSFFFYEDAEDHAGNSTVAFTIREGRLYTLRERELPAFRLYRMRARSQTLIDGNAYELLLDLFETKIEQLADEIETVYSDLEKLSRVIMEGKQGDEFDDALSTLAGQEDVGWKVRLCLMDTQRALNFLVRKARLPANQLEQAREVLRDIESLLPHNESLFQKVNFLMQAAMGFINIEQSRIIKIFSVVSVVFLPPTLVASSYGMNFEFMPELKWSLGYPGAIVLMILAGLAPYAYFKRKNWL; this is encoded by the coding sequence ATGCTGAGTGCATTTAAACTGGATAAAAACCGTCTGACTCGTCTTGAACTGGATGATGCGGGCGGCAGAGATGACCTGAGCGATTCCGTTTGGGTGGACCTGATTGAACCTGAAGAAGCCGAGCGCGCACGCGTTCAGGATGAACTGGGCCAGGTCCTGGCGACCAGCCCTGAGCTGGAAGATATCGAAGCCTCAGCGCGTTTCTTTGAAGATGAAGACGGTCTGCATATCCACTCCTTCTTCTTTTATGAAGATGCAGAAGATCATGCCGGTAACTCCACGGTGGCTTTCACCATCCGCGAAGGGCGCCTGTACACCCTGCGCGAGCGTGAGCTGCCGGCGTTTCGCCTCTACCGCATGCGTGCGCGTAGTCAAACCCTGATCGACGGCAATGCCTATGAGCTGCTGCTGGATCTGTTTGAAACCAAAATAGAGCAGCTGGCGGATGAGATCGAAACCGTCTACAGCGACCTGGAAAAACTCAGCCGGGTGATTATGGAAGGGAAGCAGGGCGATGAATTTGATGACGCCCTGTCGACGCTGGCCGGGCAGGAGGATGTTGGCTGGAAGGTGCGTCTGTGCCTGATGGATACCCAGCGAGCGCTGAATTTCCTGGTACGCAAAGCGCGACTGCCGGCCAATCAGCTGGAGCAGGCGCGTGAGGTTCTGCGTGATATCGAATCCCTGCTGCCGCACAATGAGTCGCTGTTTCAGAAGGTCAACTTCCTGATGCAGGCGGCGATGGGCTTTATCAATATTGAGCAAAGCCGCATCATCAAGATCTTCTCGGTCGTTTCGGTGGTGTTCCTGCCGCCTACGCTGGTGGCATCAAGCTACGGCATGAACTTTGAATTTATGCCGGAGCTGAAGTGGAGCCTGGGTTATCCGGGGGCGATTGTCCTGATGATCCTCGCCGGGCTGGCACCTTATGCTTACTTCAAGCGCAAAAACTGGCTGTAG
- the yigB gene encoding 5-amino-6-(5-phospho-D-ribitylamino)uracil phosphatase YigB: MHFYRSLRPIAAMTFDLDDTLYDNHPVIRRTTQASHAALQAYHPALQGFSVQQYQQVRDRLLIADPEMYHDVTEWRRRAVEQSILDVGIPAAQAASGAREIMNVFAHWRSQIDVPSETHATLAALAARIPLVAITNGNAEPHLCGLGKYFQFILRAGPDGRAKPYQDMYHRSAQRLNLRPEQILHIGDDLTTDVAGAVRSGMQACWINLCEGDLMRIDDSRLLPTLEISQLASLTALI, encoded by the coding sequence ATGCACTTTTACCGCTCGCTGCGTCCTATCGCGGCCATGACCTTCGACCTCGACGATACCCTGTATGACAATCATCCGGTGATCCGCCGCACCACGCAGGCCTCTCACGCCGCGTTGCAGGCATATCATCCGGCGCTACAGGGCTTCAGCGTGCAGCAGTATCAGCAGGTGCGTGACCGGCTGCTGATCGCCGATCCGGAAATGTATCACGACGTGACGGAATGGCGGCGTCGCGCCGTCGAACAATCGATTCTGGACGTCGGTATCCCGGCCGCGCAGGCCGCCAGCGGGGCGCGTGAAATTATGAACGTATTCGCTCACTGGCGTAGCCAGATTGACGTCCCCTCTGAAACGCACGCTACGTTGGCCGCCCTGGCCGCGCGTATACCGCTGGTGGCGATCACCAATGGTAACGCAGAACCTCATCTGTGCGGACTGGGTAAATACTTCCAGTTTATTTTACGGGCCGGGCCGGATGGCCGCGCCAAGCCTTATCAGGATATGTACCACCGCAGCGCCCAACGCCTTAATCTGCGCCCGGAGCAAATCCTGCATATTGGCGACGATCTGACCACCGATGTGGCTGGCGCGGTGCGCTCCGGGATGCAGGCGTGCTGGATTAACCTGTGTGAAGGGGATCTGATGCGTATCGATGATTCCCGTCTGCTCCCCACGTTGGAAATTTCGCAGTTGGCATCGCTGACTGCGCTGATATAA
- the xerC gene encoding tyrosine recombinase XerC has protein sequence MNGVSPLLAAVEGFLRFLKVERQLSPLTQINYRRQLSALIVLLDELKVVDWARLDAALVRSLAARSTRSGLKPASLALRLSALRSFLDWLMSQGMIKANPAKGVATPRAGRHLPKNIDVDEVNRLLEIDLNDPLAVRDRAMLEVMYGAGLRLSELVGIDLGHLDLASGEVWVVGKGSKERRLPMGRTAVHWIENWLEMRELFDPEDNALFLSNKGKRISTRNVQKRFAEWGVKQGISSHIHPHKLRHSFATHMLESSGDLRAVQELLGHANLTTTQIYTHLDFQHLASVYDAAHPRAKRGKS, from the coding sequence GTGAACGGCGTATCCCCTCTGCTGGCTGCCGTAGAGGGTTTTCTGCGCTTTTTAAAGGTCGAGCGTCAGCTGAGTCCGCTCACCCAGATCAACTACCGTCGTCAGCTTAGCGCCCTTATTGTCCTGCTCGACGAACTAAAAGTGGTTGATTGGGCGCGACTGGATGCGGCGCTGGTACGCTCTCTTGCCGCCCGCAGTACCCGCAGCGGGTTAAAGCCTGCCAGCCTTGCTCTGCGCCTTTCGGCACTACGCAGTTTCCTTGACTGGCTGATGAGCCAAGGCATGATTAAAGCCAACCCGGCAAAAGGCGTGGCAACGCCGCGTGCGGGCCGCCATCTGCCGAAAAACATTGATGTTGATGAAGTGAACCGCCTGCTGGAGATCGACCTTAACGATCCGCTGGCGGTGCGCGATCGCGCCATGTTGGAGGTGATGTACGGCGCCGGGTTACGCTTGTCGGAACTGGTGGGAATTGATCTCGGGCATCTCGACCTGGCATCCGGCGAGGTATGGGTCGTGGGCAAAGGGAGCAAAGAGCGCCGCCTGCCGATGGGGCGTACCGCCGTGCACTGGATCGAAAACTGGCTGGAAATGCGCGAGCTGTTTGACCCGGAAGACAATGCTTTGTTTCTGTCGAATAAAGGGAAGCGCATCTCGACGCGCAATGTGCAAAAGCGCTTTGCCGAATGGGGCGTGAAACAGGGCATATCCAGCCATATCCACCCGCATAAACTGCGCCATTCCTTCGCCACACATATGCTGGAATCCAGTGGCGATCTGCGTGCGGTGCAGGAGCTGCTGGGCCATGCCAACCTGACCACCACGCAGATCTATACTCATCTCGACTTTCAACATCTGGCATCGGTTTATGATGCCGCCCATCCCCGTGCGAAACGAGGAAAATCCTGA
- the uvrD gene encoding DNA helicase II, whose protein sequence is MDVSDLLDSLNDKQREAVAAPRSNLLVLAGAGSGKTRVLVHRIAWLMAVENCSPHSIMAVTFTNKAAAEMRHRIEQLIGTSQGGMWIGTFHGLAHRLLRAHHLDANLPQDFQILDSEDQLRLLKRLIKAMNLDEKQWPARQGMWYINGKKDEGLRPKHIESYGNPIEQTWLRIYQAYQEACDRAGLVDFAELLLRAHELWLNKPHILNHYRERFTNILVDEFQDTNNIQYAWIRMLAGDTGKVIIVGDDDQSIYGWRGAQVENIQRFLNDFPAAGTIRLEQNYRSTNNILKAANTLIANNNGRLGKELWTEDSDGEPIAIYCAFNELDEARFVVNRIKVWMEKGGALNDCAILYRSNAQSRVLEEALLQTSMPYRIYGGMRFFERQEIKDSLAYLRLISNRNDDAAFERVVNTPTRGIGDRTLDVVRQTARERQLTLWQTARALLQEKALAGRAASALQRFTELVDSLAHETSEMPLHVQTDRVIKDSGLWLMYEQEKGEKGQARIENLEELVNATRQYSYQDEDEDLMPLQAFLSHAALEAGEGQADKWQDAVQLMTMHAAKGLEFMQVFIVGMEEGMFPSQMSLEEGGRLEEERRLAYVGVTRAMQKLTLTYAETRRLYGKEVYHRPSRFIGELPEECVEEVRLRASVSRPVSHQRMGTPVTKNDSGFTLGQRVHHAKFGEGTIVNLEGSGEHSRLQVAFQGQGIKWLVAAYAKLEAM, encoded by the coding sequence ATGGACGTTTCTGACCTGCTCGATAGCTTGAATGACAAACAACGTGAAGCCGTAGCCGCGCCGCGCAGCAATCTGCTGGTGCTGGCCGGAGCGGGCAGTGGCAAAACGCGCGTGCTGGTGCATCGCATCGCCTGGCTGATGGCGGTAGAAAACTGTTCTCCTCATTCGATTATGGCGGTGACGTTTACCAACAAGGCGGCGGCAGAAATGCGCCATCGTATTGAACAGCTGATCGGCACCAGCCAGGGCGGCATGTGGATCGGCACCTTCCACGGCCTTGCGCACCGTCTGCTGCGTGCGCACCATCTTGATGCCAACCTGCCGCAGGACTTTCAGATCCTCGACAGCGAAGATCAGCTGCGCCTGCTGAAACGCCTGATCAAGGCGATGAATCTGGATGAGAAGCAGTGGCCTGCCCGCCAGGGAATGTGGTACATCAACGGCAAGAAAGACGAAGGGTTGCGCCCGAAGCATATCGAAAGCTACGGCAACCCGATTGAGCAAACCTGGCTGCGTATTTATCAAGCGTATCAGGAGGCCTGCGATCGCGCCGGACTGGTGGATTTCGCCGAGCTGCTGCTTCGTGCACATGAGCTGTGGCTGAATAAACCTCATATCCTTAATCATTATCGAGAAAGGTTCACCAACATTCTGGTGGACGAGTTCCAGGACACCAACAATATCCAGTACGCCTGGATCCGTATGCTGGCCGGCGACACGGGGAAAGTGATTATCGTCGGTGATGATGACCAGTCGATCTACGGCTGGCGCGGGGCGCAGGTGGAAAATATCCAGCGTTTCCTGAACGATTTTCCGGCGGCAGGAACCATTCGTCTGGAGCAAAATTATCGTTCGACTAACAATATTCTGAAAGCCGCCAACACCCTGATTGCCAACAACAATGGTCGCCTGGGTAAAGAGCTGTGGACTGAAGACAGCGACGGTGAGCCCATCGCAATTTACTGCGCCTTTAACGAGCTGGATGAAGCGCGCTTTGTGGTTAATCGTATTAAGGTATGGATGGAGAAGGGCGGCGCGCTGAACGACTGCGCCATCCTGTACCGCAGTAACGCCCAGTCGCGCGTGCTGGAAGAAGCGCTGTTACAAACCAGCATGCCGTACCGTATTTATGGCGGCATGCGCTTCTTCGAACGCCAGGAAATCAAGGATTCTCTCGCCTATCTGCGCCTGATCTCCAACCGTAATGACGATGCGGCTTTCGAGCGGGTGGTCAACACCCCAACGCGCGGTATTGGCGATCGCACGCTTGATGTGGTTCGCCAGACGGCGCGTGAGCGCCAGCTAACATTATGGCAAACCGCCCGCGCGCTGTTGCAGGAAAAAGCGCTGGCCGGGCGTGCGGCCTCCGCGTTGCAACGTTTCACCGAACTGGTGGACTCGCTGGCGCATGAAACCAGCGAAATGCCGCTGCACGTTCAAACGGATCGGGTGATCAAAGACTCCGGCCTGTGGCTGATGTATGAGCAGGAGAAAGGTGAGAAGGGCCAGGCGCGTATCGAAAACCTTGAAGAACTGGTCAACGCCACCCGCCAGTACAGCTATCAGGATGAGGATGAAGACCTGATGCCGCTGCAGGCATTTTTATCTCATGCCGCGCTGGAAGCCGGGGAAGGTCAGGCCGATAAGTGGCAGGATGCCGTGCAGCTGATGACCATGCACGCCGCGAAAGGTCTTGAATTTATGCAGGTCTTCATCGTTGGCATGGAGGAGGGCATGTTCCCCAGCCAGATGTCGCTTGAAGAGGGGGGACGGCTGGAAGAAGAACGCCGTCTTGCCTATGTCGGCGTGACGCGTGCGATGCAGAAACTGACCCTGACCTACGCTGAAACCCGGCGGCTTTACGGTAAGGAGGTCTATCATCGCCCTTCGCGCTTTATCGGAGAGCTGCCGGAGGAGTGCGTAGAGGAAGTGCGGCTGCGCGCCAGCGTCAGTCGGCCGGTCAGCCATCAGCGTATGGGCACGCCGGTGACGAAAAATGACAGCGGGTTTACCCTCGGCCAGCGGGTGCATCATGCGAAATTTGGCGAAGGAACGATCGTCAACCTTGAGGGTAGCGGTGAACACAGCCGCCTGCAGGTGGCGTTTCAGGGCCAGGGGATTAAATGGCTGGTCGCCGCGTATGCCAAACTGGAAGCGATGTGA